In the genome of Triticum urartu cultivar G1812 chromosome 5, Tu2.1, whole genome shotgun sequence, one region contains:
- the LOC125511514 gene encoding stem 28 kDa glycoprotein-like: protein MATTTTLLLAAAALLVASCSAWEVNIRMPTSLDEAVVAPLIHALRPLLGSGKHAGVACDSWVLGVEAHNVRDWKTVPASCEGYVGHYMLGSHYRRDSKVVVDQAIAYVDSLKLAGNGKEAWVFDIDETTLSNLPYYAKHGFGATPFNATSFDAYVREGSAPSLPETKRLYNKLLSVGVKPVFLTGRTEDKRAITVTNLRRQGISGWMNLLLKQPGFKGSAVTYKSGERQKLRDAGYVIIGNIGDQWSDILGVLEGARTFKLPDPMYYIG from the exons ATGGCTACGACGACGAcactcctcctcgccgccgcggCTCTCTTGGTGGCCTCCTGCAGCGCGTGGGAGGTCAACATCCGCATGCCGACCTCGCTGGACGAGGCCGTGGTGGCGCCGCTGATCCATGCGCTGCGGCCGCTGCTGGGCTCCGGCAAGCACGCCGGAGTGGCGTGCGACAGCTGGGTGCTGGGCGTGGAGGCGCACAACGTGCGGGACTGGAAGACGGTGCCCGCCAGCTGCGAGGGCTACGTCGGCCACTACATGCTCGGCAGCCACTACCGCCGGGACTCCAAGGTCGTCGTCGACCAGGCCATCGCCTACGTCGACTCCCTCAAGCTCGCCGGCAACGGCAAGGAGGCGTGGGTCTTCGACATTGACGAGACAACCCTCTCCAACCTCCCCTACTACGCCAAGCACGGCTTCGG AGCTACACCGTTCAACGCGACGAGCTTCGACGCATATGTGCGGGAGGGGAGCGCGCCGTCACTGCCGGAGACGAAGAGGCTGTACAACAAGCTACTCTCGGTCGGTGTCAAGCCGGTGTTCCTCACCGGCCGGACCGAGGACAAAAGGGCCATCACCGTCACCAACCTCCGCCGCCAGGGCATCTCCGGGTGGATGAACCTGCTGCTGAAGCAGCCCGGCTTCAAGGGCTCTGCAGTGACCTACAAGTCCGGCGAGAGGCAGAAGCTGCGGGATGCCGGGTACGTCATCATCGGTAACATCGGCGACCAATGGAGCGACATCCTTGGCGTGCTTGAGGGCGCCCGCACTTTCAAGCTGCCCGACCCCATGTACTACATCGGCTAG